The Toxotes jaculatrix isolate fToxJac2 chromosome 14, fToxJac2.pri, whole genome shotgun sequence genomic interval acaggatgaGGAGACGGTAGACGTCACCCCGATCATGATCTGCGTGTTCGTGGTCATGTGCTGCAGCTTGCTGGTGTTACTCTACTTTTTCTACGACCACCTGGGTACGACACACAGTACATACACGCACTCcctgtttaaataaaggttataataataaaattacatctttgatcttaacacacacattataaCGTAAAATATCCTGGTCCTCCTCAAAGATACTGGTTCACACTTAGGGGGTAAATGCTTTTTGGCCAGATTTACTTCCACGTGACTATTAATGGTTATTTGAGTCAAGTATGTCCAGTAGTTATTACTGTTGGGGATGGTTAACCTCGTAaagtcagtctttttttttttttcttcactggtCTGGTATGGTATTCTCTGGCAGCAGGCTTGGGATACAGGCTGTGCAGCAGATGACCCAAAGTGTTTTCCTCGTGTGCCAGATCTCAACTCAAGGTCCATTTGCTTTCAGACACGTCTTGCAGACATCCTTGGCTTCCTTGACTTAGACAAGGCTGAATGGATAAATGCACCACTTAGCAGGCTGCCATTTGTCTTTTCTAATTTttaaacagaataaatataGTGGCTGATttggaaacactgacaaacttTTCCTCAGAACTCATCCAATGAtactaaaatatatttaaagtaaaaaggTAGTTGCAGCAGCGACATCTGATTTAAATCATAACTGACATACTGTAGACTTAGGTTTCTTGAGGGTTAGTCTGTCATCAGGGTTTGTTGGTTGTTCCTCGCTCCAGGCGCAAGACAAAAGGAGACTGAGGTTGTAGCTCCTAAATTTTGGAAATCTCTCCTACTGGACTTAAGATCTGTGGATACTGTGGACACTTTTAGAAAGCTGCTAAAGATCtatttgtttaatttgctctgtttttttgttatttcttttttattcttttattgtgaagcaccTTGTGACATCTGTTCTTGCAAGGTGCTATGTAAACAAAACTTGACTTACTTACAGTATGTGTAATATGGTTCTTAGCAGCTAAAATTCCTCTGAGATTGATCGTTTATGCTCATTTCCTCAAGCAGAGCTGCTCAGTCTCCAGCTGTACATGCTGTTTGCAGAAGTGAATATGTGAAACTCATGAGTGTAAAGACTGTCAGCACTAAAAAGAGCTTAATGGCTCAGATAACATTTCACTGATACATATATTAAACTGACAGCTGCTACTAGACTACTTAGTGCCTTAAGGAGGCACTGAAAGATCAAATTCACCAAAGAAGTGTATTTCCTTAGGAGAATATAAGTGGATATCATGCAATAATATGTTCTAATCTCCTACCTTCCTCCACTGTGTCCTCACTGTTTAGCCATCTGGGTCATCGCCATCTTCTGTGTGGCCTCCTCTGTCGGGCTCCACAGCTGTCTGTGGCCTTTCGTCAGGAGACTTCCTTTCTGCAAGTGCAGGTGAGATTGTTCACATCAGGATGGTTTCACAATGCGAACTGCCTAAAAGTCTGTCATCAGCACCTACCATATTTTTTCTAAATCTCCATATACTTGCACTAGCCTAGTTTTGTAAGTCTTGTCTACAAATGTACCTACtctcaaacataaacaaactgcTCTTAAACTGTTGCAATCAAGCCTGTTTTTCATATCAACAATCAGCCCAAAAAAAGCCTGTGCACTGGTGATAGGATATGTTATGTGGTGACTAACAGACTGAGATTTATTAACCGATTTGTGGGGCATCTTGTGATCACAGGATCCCAGAGAACAACCTGCCATACTTGCATAAGCGTCCACAGATCCGCATGTTGCTGCTGTCGGCCTTCTGCATCGGAGTCAGCATCACCTGGATGGTATTTCGCAATGAAGATCAGTAagtgcaaacagaaaaagtgtCAAATTCACTCttttacaaatgcacacagtcacataccTGAAAAAGTGTTCTCCACTGTGGTGTTGTTTGTTGTATGTTGGGTGACATAatggtgtctttttttcccgTCAGTGTGTGATAACATGTTTGAGGTACACTATATGATGATGGTGTTGGCTGACTCACAGTCCTGTTATGTGTCCTCCAGGTGGGCGTGGGTGTTACAGGACGCCCTGGGGATTGCCTTCTGTCTCTACATGCTCAAAACAGTCAGACTGCCCACATTTAAGGTGGGCTGACTTTCTCATACACATAAACCATGATAGATATAAACTGCAACAATGTGGAAAGTGTTTGTAAAGGATTTGACAGTGTTGTACTGATTAATAAATGTTTGGCCTTTGTACTGTATTagtatttaatgtatttttctgtctttcctctgcagGCTTGCACTTTACTACTGACAGTCCTGTTTGTCTATGATGTTTTCTTCGTATTTATTACACCCTTATTTACTAAGGTAtgtcaagacattttttttctcaaacctATTCAAGCGTCTACAGTTTGTGTTACCGCATCATACTTCTGTTACCCATGGCCTTTTGTCCACAGAGTGGGGAAAGTATAATGGTGGAGGTAGCGGCTGGTCCCTCTGACTCTTCCACACATGAAAAGGTGAGCTTGCTTTCAAATTCCACAACTCCCtttgggtggggtggggtgggggtttaGTCTAGTAACtgaaacattaaacacatttactactgcacctccagctccagctgtcTCTCAGCTCAGAGGAAAAGTAGTTCATAATAACACTAATGGTTGTGTTTTCTCCAGCTTCCCATGGTGCTCAAAGTGCCACGGTTAAACTTTTCTCCCCTGGCTCTTTGTGACCGGCCCTTCTCTCTCCTGGGCTTTGGCGACATCTTAGTACCAGGTAATTAAATGTGTCATCGCACCACAAACCACTCAAACAGCCTAAAGCTCATCATGTGGTCACCAGAAAATGATTTAACCATAATTGACCACAGTCACTCTATTTGGTCTTTTCTTGGAGCATAACACTTTGACGTGGTTGTCAGCTATTTAAGCGCAGAACTTGTCAACACCCATAATAGCTGCACATTTAATGTTACATAACTGCACATTCAGATTTAGTTCCCATAAATTAATAACTGCACAATAATCTCATTTAGTTTATCTGCTATATCAGACAATATCCAGTGATAATATCAAATAATGTAAAGTACAGTAAAAGACTTTAGTTCCTCTAATAATCAAGATTGTGTCTGATGTCTGAGTGTAATGATATGGGGCTGAATACAGTAGCCGCACTTGTACTGAATGATCtccttgctttttttccctgtcagGTCTGCTGGTGGCGTACTGCCACAGGTTTGACATTTTAACACAATCCTCCAGGATCTACTTTGTGGCCTGTACGATCGGTATGTACATGGGCAGGGGTCTTGTGAGCACTGTAATTGGTGAAATGTTTGCCATACTGTTATGATAAGCCCTTTTTGGACAGGATAAACATTTAAAGGGGCGATGTGTAACAAATGGTCAACTGTCAAATTCACACTCCAAACAAAAAGGGGGCAGCATAATACAAAAGAAAGTTGGGGTGTCCACCTTTATCCTAAGAAAGAAGGAAATTAAATTTTtagtccctcctcctccctccctggaTGCTACGTTGACTCACTATTGCCTCTTGAAAAGTGGTATTACAAAACAGGCTGGGGCTGGCTGATTAGCATGCTAGCTTCAGAAGATATcgctgacaaaatgtcaaaactgttgtttttaagtttagttaattttgtaatgttttaaactaaaatactttGATATTGCCCCTGTAAAAGGGGAGGCAGTGAATAACATATTCACTGTACTCCTCAGTAATTCAATTTATCATTTGGACAACATTTTAACCATGTTACAAAATTACAGGTCTGTAATAGATAGGACAAGCTGTAGGACTAGCAAACAGATTACTCCAGCAATGTAATTGTGGCTGTAATTATAATTGGGGTGGGGTGAAATTATTCTCACATAAACACTTTGGACAGCATTAAAATCACTAACCAAGCACAGGGCAGAGAAATAAATTTAGTCTGAACGGGACTTTTGAGTGAAAACCAGCATCTTAAGTGATGACTGGACTTTAAATGACTggactgaattttaaaatgttgaccTTCTGTGTGCTgtctcactttgtctctctcctgttAGCTTATGGCATCGGTCTGCTGATCACCTTTGTGGCTCTGGCCTTGATGCAGATGGGTCAGCCGGCCTTGCTGTACCTGGTGCCTTGCACTCTGCTCACCAGCCTCACTGTAGCGCTGTGGCGCAGGGAGTTGCCCCAGTTCTGGACCGGAAGTGGATTTGTGGTGAATACCAGTTTGATATGACTGCCTACAGCCGAAGAACAAAAAGACTTAAAAaggcaacaaaagaaaacaaacaaacaaaaaatctaGTGTTAAATAACATGCAGAGTAAAGTGAATTTCAAGTTGAGTAACCCCTTTCAGTAACTCCATTCATTCCAACTGCCTCTTTCTGTTGTATTGTCCCCCGCTTCCTTCCCATCGCTGCTCCATGCCCTTCATTTTACTGTCGGTGTGCTCTAGTCTGCTGCTGAGGGCTCAGCTGTCTGTGAATGTCACTGCAGGTATTCTATCTTGGCTTGCTATTTTACACTCTACCATTAAAACATCCTGATCCTAATTAGGGTTGAATAGGGCCTGAGCACCGATGGTGCCAGGGCCAGAATGAAGGTGCCAAGGCCGGTTTGAATGGTGTTCACATGCTGAATGGTAGCCCAGGCCTCGACACATCAGTCAGTATCGAGTCATAGTCCCACTGCCACCTACTgacagcaggaagtcagcctaATGTGACAAACGTCATATGTTTTACATTAAGTTTACAAGGTATAGTGTTCATGCGTATACAGCATGACATATAGTTGGTGGGAGTTTTCTGGTGCCACAGCAGACGCAGGAAGTGGCACCGAACTCCTTGATGTAGTTtacaaaacacatgaaaagtCAGAACCATGTCCCTGGCACCATAGGTGCAGCAAACCTATTGTTTTTGTAGGgagtctttttcttcttcttattattcctCTGCTGAATTGCATATTTAAGGGGCTTGGGATCCTGGAAAGCTCACTACAAATGGTACATGTCAGAACTGGCCAAAATTTCCCTGCATTAACACCTTGGCTGCCACTTGCCCTACAGACTCAAAGTGCAAGGTCCTGTTAATTCTTGTGagatgtatttttgtgtgtgtgtgtgtgtgtacatccacATCTGTGATAGACTAGTGATTATTTAGCAAAGTGGCATTGGTTagcatgtgtgttgtgtctaGTTTCATGGGCCTGAAACCTCCTGTGGATTTTTCTGGATAGGTTTTCCTTTCCATGATGCATATCTGGGACTGTTCTATTTCTGACTACAGGAATACCTCTGACAACAACATTAAGCACATAAATTTCCTTTAATTTGGTTAAACTGTTAAAGCGAGATGTGGACAGAGGAATGACTGTATATCTTTGGCTTTGTCTTATCTTGAGCTCCTCTGTATTTACCATTAGATCTAAGTTTTTAGCCAGATACACTTCAGTCATCTCATACAGGCTCTGTTCTTTGTCCCTTGCAGTCTGCCATAGTGCTCACACCGATCAATTGTACACAAACTGCAGCGCCACAGACAGAGGGGGCCTCGACTACACCGGAGCCACAAACCACAGAAGCTGCCAATCAGAGCGAAGACTTGCCCCAGCACCCGCCTCAGGAAACACCCCCGGCTGAGAAAGAcgaagacaaagacaaatctaACTGAAAGGACCTCTAGTGCagcatattttcatttcactacatgttttattttgagttttttttctacattgtgTCTCAgtcaaatgacattttaagtgtGGACGTTTATTTTGCACTTGGTGAGAAGGGACGAGCAGAGGAGATCTGCGTTTTTCTGAATGGCTGGCTCAGCAGGGCAACGGGATTGGACACACAAGATCGGGGCATTGAAACTGACAAATTAAGTATAAAACCACCTTCCTCTACTAACATATTGTACAGTCTGTATCACCTGTACATGGAATGAAAAGCCAAATCTGGAAGCAACTCAAGCTTTTGAACTCTAAATACTCCCATGATGCTTTGCTGACCCTAAAGACCCAGTCACACCAGTGTTCGAAACGCCAAAAtctttcagcaaaaacaaatcagtgcaATTGCTGAACTGAATATGTTTgggtttggactgttgatcGGCAGAACAAATAAAATAGGAGAGATCAATGGTGAA includes:
- the sppl2 gene encoding signal peptide peptidase-like 2; translation: MRVPQTLIWAAFLVQKVVGEYGMAHFSDKGKSKGKDYCIFFNSQWARLPQDLNKAARLQIYDLTTSVLCSPSDVPEGGFPNFIPMVMRGNCTFYEKVRLAQINGAKGLLIVSKDSLTPPAGNKVQYEEIDIPVALLSYSDMLEISKTFGKGQLVAMYAPNEPVLDYNMVIIFLMAVGTVAIGGYWAGSRDSKKRYMKHKRDDGTEKQDEETVDVTPIMICVFVVMCCSLLVLLYFFYDHLAIWVIAIFCVASSVGLHSCLWPFVRRLPFCKCRIPENNLPYLHKRPQIRMLLLSAFCIGVSITWMVFRNEDQWAWVLQDALGIAFCLYMLKTVRLPTFKACTLLLTVLFVYDVFFVFITPLFTKSGESIMVEVAAGPSDSSTHEKLPMVLKVPRLNFSPLALCDRPFSLLGFGDILVPGLLVAYCHRFDILTQSSRIYFVACTIAYGIGLLITFVALALMQMGQPALLYLVPCTLLTSLTVALWRRELPQFWTGSGFVSAIVLTPINCTQTAAPQTEGASTTPEPQTTEAANQSEDLPQHPPQETPPAEKDEDKDKSN